A region of Micromonospora sp. WMMD882 DNA encodes the following proteins:
- the hemA gene encoding 5-aminolevulinate synthase, giving the protein MSHYLDALRRLRHDLESAGHQREFLEVVRVAGSFPTARSNRDGTPAEISVWCSNDYLGMGQHPGVLAAMRDAITASGAGAGGSRNIAGTNTWHSELERELAELHGKDDALLFASGYTANEGALSVLAGRIEGCLVFSDEKNHASIIDGLRHSGAEKRIFRHNDPDHLEELVAAEDPARPKMIVTESVYSMDGDIAPLARIADIADRYGAVTFLDEVHAVGMYGPQGAGIAASLGLADAFTVVMGTLAKGFGTTGGYIAGPADVIDVVRGLARSFIFTTALPPAVVAGGLAAVRHLRRSDAERVRLRENATLMHRLLRERRIPFLSDESHIVSVLVGEDATCRRISDLLLARHGIYVQSINAPSVPVGREILRVAPGAVHSTDGVRGFVDALDAIWGELAQSRSPTSRVTVSTS; this is encoded by the coding sequence TTGTCGCATTACCTCGACGCCCTGCGGCGGCTGCGCCACGACCTGGAGTCCGCCGGGCACCAGCGCGAGTTCCTCGAGGTCGTCCGGGTCGCCGGCAGCTTTCCCACGGCCCGCAGCAACCGGGACGGCACGCCCGCCGAGATCAGCGTCTGGTGCAGCAACGACTACCTGGGCATGGGGCAGCACCCCGGCGTGCTGGCCGCGATGCGCGACGCCATCACCGCCTCCGGCGCGGGCGCGGGCGGCTCCCGCAACATCGCCGGGACGAACACCTGGCACTCGGAGCTGGAGCGCGAGCTCGCCGAGCTGCACGGCAAGGACGACGCCCTGCTGTTCGCCTCGGGCTACACCGCCAACGAGGGCGCGCTGTCGGTGCTCGCCGGGCGGATCGAGGGCTGCCTGGTGTTCTCCGACGAGAAGAACCACGCCTCGATCATCGACGGGCTGCGGCACAGCGGTGCCGAGAAGCGGATCTTCCGGCACAACGACCCGGACCACCTGGAGGAGTTGGTCGCCGCCGAGGACCCGGCCCGCCCCAAGATGATCGTCACCGAGTCGGTGTACTCGATGGACGGCGACATCGCGCCGCTGGCCCGGATCGCCGACATCGCCGACCGGTACGGGGCGGTGACGTTCCTCGACGAGGTCCACGCCGTCGGCATGTACGGCCCGCAGGGCGCCGGCATCGCCGCCAGCCTGGGCCTCGCCGACGCGTTCACCGTGGTCATGGGCACCCTGGCGAAGGGCTTCGGCACCACCGGCGGCTACATCGCCGGGCCGGCCGACGTGATCGACGTGGTCCGGGGGCTGGCCCGGTCGTTCATCTTCACCACCGCGCTGCCCCCGGCGGTGGTGGCCGGCGGGCTCGCCGCGGTACGGCACCTGCGCCGCTCGGACGCCGAGCGCGTCCGGCTGCGGGAGAACGCCACGCTGATGCACCGGCTGCTGCGGGAGCGCCGCATCCCGTTCCTGTCCGACGAGTCGCACATCGTCTCGGTGCTGGTCGGCGAGGACGCCACCTGCCGGCGCATCTCCGACCTGCTGCTGGCGCGGCACGGCATCTACGTCCAGTCGATCAACGCGCCCAGCGTCCCGGTGGGTCGGGAGATCCTGCGGGTCGCGCCCGGCGCGGTGCACTCCACCGACGGCGTGCGCGGCTTCGTCGACGCGCTCGACGCGATCTGGGGCGAGCTGGCGCAGAGCCGCTCCCCCACGTCCAGGGTGACCGTCTCGACGTCCTGA
- a CDS encoding AMP-binding protein: MPANDTYVSRILQVLGEDPGKVVMVGRNVTMTAAELAGTVRSAAAVLRRRFAGGPAPVVGILTVTNSPATLILRYAANLVGATAAHLHTTNAVDPNDRLGLDALRRIVEETGVTVLATDAENVDRARAVRDSLPSATHLAALGRLGLDVVDLTRGDRAFDESTVAVDAGADAVVTYTSGTTGRPKGIVLSFRTRRGFITGGLQQADRATYLATLPMSHSSGQAADDTLASGGVVVLHDGFDAGAVLDAVAEHRVTRLLVSPSQLYLLLDHPAIDRADLSSVRVLSYTGAPASPERLALAAKRFGPVLLQVYGTSEAAAISMLTPVEHGDPALLGTAGRPVFAEVRVRDETDGRDLPTGGVGEIQVRTSYGMTRYVADPELTARTLRDGWFHTGDLGFLDANGYLTICGRRGEVIKTNGIKIYPAVVERALMTHPGVAQAAVFAVVDGDRVEHLHAAVVPRDGHDLTGDELREHVATRLSGKQAPARFHLRAALPLTGIGKPDKARLAAEASG, translated from the coding sequence ATGCCCGCCAACGACACGTACGTCAGTCGGATACTCCAGGTCCTCGGCGAGGATCCCGGCAAGGTGGTGATGGTCGGGCGGAACGTCACCATGACCGCGGCGGAGCTCGCCGGCACGGTCCGTTCGGCCGCCGCGGTGCTCCGGCGGCGGTTCGCCGGCGGCCCGGCCCCGGTGGTCGGCATCCTCACCGTGACCAACTCCCCGGCCACGCTGATCCTCCGGTACGCCGCGAACCTGGTCGGCGCGACCGCGGCGCACCTGCACACGACGAACGCCGTCGACCCGAACGACCGGCTCGGCCTCGACGCCCTCCGGCGCATCGTCGAGGAGACCGGCGTCACGGTGCTCGCCACCGACGCCGAGAACGTCGACCGGGCCCGCGCGGTCCGCGACAGCCTCCCCTCGGCGACGCACCTGGCGGCGCTCGGCCGGCTCGGCCTCGACGTCGTCGACCTGACCCGGGGCGACCGGGCGTTCGACGAGTCCACGGTGGCGGTCGACGCCGGGGCCGACGCGGTCGTCACCTACACCAGCGGCACCACCGGCCGACCCAAGGGCATCGTGCTCAGCTTCCGTACCCGGCGGGGCTTCATCACCGGCGGCCTCCAGCAGGCGGACCGGGCGACGTACCTGGCGACCCTGCCGATGAGCCACTCCAGCGGCCAGGCGGCCGACGACACGCTCGCCTCGGGCGGCGTGGTGGTCCTGCACGACGGCTTCGACGCCGGCGCCGTGCTGGACGCCGTGGCGGAGCACCGGGTGACCCGGCTGCTCGTCTCGCCGTCCCAGCTCTACCTGCTGCTGGACCATCCGGCGATCGACCGTGCCGACCTGTCGAGCGTCCGGGTGCTCAGCTACACCGGCGCGCCCGCCTCGCCGGAGCGCCTGGCCCTGGCGGCGAAGCGGTTCGGCCCGGTGCTCCTGCAGGTCTACGGGACCAGCGAGGCCGCGGCCATCTCCATGCTGACCCCGGTCGAGCACGGTGACCCGGCGCTGCTGGGCACCGCGGGCCGACCCGTCTTCGCCGAGGTGCGCGTCCGGGACGAGACCGACGGGCGCGACCTGCCGACCGGCGGGGTGGGGGAGATCCAGGTGCGCACGTCGTACGGCATGACCCGCTACGTCGCCGATCCGGAGCTGACCGCCCGGACCCTGCGCGACGGCTGGTTCCACACCGGCGACCTGGGCTTCCTCGACGCGAACGGCTACCTCACCATCTGCGGCCGGCGGGGAGAGGTGATCAAGACGAACGGCATCAAGATCTATCCGGCGGTGGTCGAGCGGGCCCTGATGACGCATCCCGGCGTCGCCCAGGCCGCCGTGTTCGCCGTGGTGGACGGCGACCGGGTGGAGCACCTGCACGCCGCGGTGGTCCCCCGGGACGGCCACGACCTCACCGGGGACGAGCTGCGGGAGCACGTCGCCACCCGGCTGTCCGGCAAGCAGGCCCCCGCGCGGTTCCACCTCCGCGCCGCCCTGCCGCTGACCGGCATCGGCAAGCCCGACAAGGCCCGACTGGCCGCGGAAGCGAGCGGCTGA
- a CDS encoding long-chain fatty acid--CoA ligase, which produces MSVSLATVLAESALRRPDHPALVTDAVTLTYRQLWSGARRHATVLRRHGIGPGDRVALLLPNSPEFPMAYFGALALGATVVPLPTTLRAGEIGYVLTDSAAAVLVRADGPGSDAGVEAADATGTPVLTLTGDFARDAEPIPGPVPRAPEDVALILYTSGTTGRPKGTMLTHLSVFLNVELGRESPFAMVADDVLLGCLPLFHTFGQICGMATTFRAGATMVLMDRFDGPRAVRLMAAHGCTVLMGVPTMYHALLAATEHGPVPPLDRAFSGGSALPVAVLETFEERFGCPVYEGYGLTEASPVVAYNQPAWPRRPGTVGRPIWGVEVVIARADVDDRVEPVPVGEIGEIVVRGHNVMAGYLNHPEATATTVVDGWLRSGDLGLFDADGYLRVVDRKKDLVIRGGFNVYPRELEETLIRHPAVAQCAVIGVPHPTLGEEVCAVVVPRPADAADGELPGRIVAWCRERMAGHKYPRLVVLTDALPLGASGKVLKRELVARYAAPGALP; this is translated from the coding sequence ATGTCCGTCTCCCTCGCCACCGTGCTCGCCGAGTCGGCCCTGCGTCGCCCGGACCATCCCGCGCTCGTCACCGACGCGGTCACCCTGACGTACCGCCAACTGTGGTCCGGCGCCCGCCGCCACGCCACGGTGCTGCGCCGGCACGGCATCGGCCCCGGCGACCGGGTGGCGCTGCTGCTGCCGAACTCGCCGGAGTTCCCGATGGCCTACTTCGGGGCGCTCGCGCTGGGCGCGACCGTCGTGCCGCTGCCGACGACGCTGCGGGCCGGGGAGATCGGGTACGTCCTCACCGACTCCGCGGCGGCCGTGCTGGTCCGCGCCGACGGGCCGGGATCCGACGCCGGCGTCGAGGCCGCCGACGCCACCGGCACGCCGGTCCTCACGTTGACCGGCGACTTCGCGCGCGACGCCGAGCCGATCCCCGGTCCGGTGCCCCGCGCGCCGGAGGACGTCGCGCTGATCCTCTACACCTCCGGGACCACCGGGCGGCCCAAGGGCACGATGCTCACCCACCTCAGCGTGTTCCTCAACGTCGAGCTGGGCAGGGAGTCGCCGTTCGCGATGGTCGCCGACGACGTACTGCTCGGCTGTCTTCCGCTGTTCCACACGTTCGGCCAGATCTGCGGCATGGCCACGACGTTCCGGGCCGGCGCGACGATGGTGCTGATGGACCGTTTCGACGGTCCGCGGGCGGTGCGGCTGATGGCCGCGCACGGCTGCACCGTGCTGATGGGCGTCCCGACGATGTACCACGCGCTGCTCGCCGCGACCGAGCACGGCCCGGTCCCGCCGCTGGACCGGGCGTTCTCCGGCGGCTCGGCGTTGCCCGTCGCGGTCCTGGAGACGTTCGAGGAGCGGTTCGGCTGCCCGGTCTACGAGGGGTACGGGCTCACCGAGGCCTCGCCCGTGGTCGCGTACAACCAGCCGGCGTGGCCGCGTCGGCCCGGCACGGTCGGCAGGCCGATCTGGGGCGTCGAGGTGGTGATCGCCCGCGCCGACGTCGACGACCGCGTCGAGCCGGTGCCCGTCGGCGAGATCGGTGAGATCGTCGTCCGGGGGCACAACGTGATGGCCGGCTACCTGAACCACCCGGAGGCGACGGCGACGACCGTCGTGGACGGTTGGCTCCGCTCCGGCGACCTCGGCCTGTTCGACGCCGACGGCTACCTGCGCGTCGTGGACCGCAAGAAGGACCTGGTGATCCGGGGCGGCTTCAACGTCTACCCGCGTGAGCTGGAGGAGACGCTGATCCGGCACCCGGCGGTGGCCCAGTGCGCGGTGATCGGCGTTCCGCACCCCACGCTCGGCGAGGAGGTCTGCGCCGTGGTCGTGCCGCGACCCGCCGACGCGGCGGACGGTGAGCTGCCCGGACGGATCGTGGCCTGGTGCCGCGAGCGGATGGCCGGTCACAAGTACCCCCGCCTGGTGGTGCTCACCGACGCCCTGCCGCTCGGGGCCAGCGGCAAGGTCCTCAAGCGGGAGCTGGTCGCCCGGTACGCCGCCCCGGGCGCGCTGCCGTGA
- a CDS encoding metallophosphoesterase, producing MTADGRLTAVSDLHVAHAENREIVSRMRPGSPDDWLLVAGDVAERFADVRWALGLLAERFAKVVWAPGNHELWTPPDDPVTARGVERYELLVELCRDLGVVTPEDPYPVWHGEGGPARIVPLFLLYDYTFLPPGLTTKEAALAHAYETGVVCTDEMLLHPDPYPSREAWCEDRVTRTEKRLTDLDPALPTVLVNHYPLVRTPTRILRYPVFAQWCGTVRTADWHTRFGAAAAVYGHLHIPRTTWHDGVRFEEVSLGYPREWRARGVPTPGRPRQILPDPGTPAETWFGAGRL from the coding sequence GTGACCGCCGACGGCCGGTTGACGGCGGTCAGCGACCTGCACGTCGCGCACGCCGAGAACCGGGAGATCGTCAGCCGGATGCGTCCCGGGTCACCGGACGACTGGCTGCTGGTCGCCGGGGACGTCGCCGAACGGTTCGCGGACGTGCGGTGGGCGCTGGGCCTGCTCGCCGAGCGGTTCGCGAAAGTGGTGTGGGCGCCGGGCAACCACGAGCTGTGGACGCCGCCCGACGACCCGGTCACCGCGCGCGGCGTCGAGCGCTACGAGCTCCTGGTGGAGCTGTGCCGCGACCTGGGGGTGGTCACGCCCGAGGATCCGTACCCGGTCTGGCACGGCGAGGGCGGCCCGGCGCGGATCGTCCCGCTGTTCCTGCTGTACGACTACACGTTCCTGCCGCCCGGCCTGACGACGAAGGAGGCGGCGCTGGCCCACGCCTACGAGACCGGTGTGGTGTGCACCGACGAGATGCTGCTGCACCCCGACCCGTACCCGAGCCGCGAGGCGTGGTGCGAGGACCGGGTCACCAGGACGGAGAAACGGCTGACCGACCTCGACCCCGCCCTGCCCACCGTGCTGGTCAACCACTATCCGCTGGTCCGCACCCCGACCCGGATCCTGCGCTACCCGGTCTTCGCCCAGTGGTGCGGCACCGTCCGGACCGCCGACTGGCACACCCGGTTCGGCGCGGCGGCGGCCGTCTACGGGCACCTGCACATCCCCCGGACCACCTGGCACGACGGCGTGCGCTTCGAGGAGGTGTCGCTCGGTTATCCCCGCGAGTGGCGGGCCCGGGGCGTGCCGACCCCCGGCCGACCACGGCAGATCCTGCCTGATCCGGGCACCCCCGCCGAGACCTGGTTCGGGGCGGGGCGGCTGTGA
- a CDS encoding 4'-phosphopantetheinyl transferase superfamily protein — translation MIATIVPARAVAVETFGDPPERIALFPEEEAVLGGSVAKRRDEFTAARWCARTALRRLGRPAAPILPGERGAPGWPAGIVGSITHCDGYRACVLARETDLVTVGIDAEPHAPLPDGILDAIGLPAELDRIRRLAAQTPRIAWDRLLFSAKEAVYKAWFPLTHRFLDFDEADIVLVPDGTFTATLLTAGPVTPGGPLTGLVGRWAQTDDHVFTCTAIARDAAPTSTAPTSTARDAAPTS, via the coding sequence GTGATCGCCACGATCGTGCCCGCCCGCGCCGTGGCGGTCGAGACGTTCGGTGACCCGCCGGAGCGGATCGCGCTGTTCCCCGAGGAGGAGGCCGTCCTCGGCGGGTCGGTGGCGAAACGTCGGGACGAGTTCACCGCCGCCCGGTGGTGCGCCCGGACCGCGCTGCGCCGACTGGGTCGGCCCGCCGCGCCGATCCTGCCGGGGGAACGGGGCGCGCCCGGCTGGCCGGCCGGCATCGTCGGCAGCATCACCCACTGCGACGGTTACCGGGCGTGCGTCCTGGCCCGGGAGACCGACCTGGTCACCGTCGGCATCGACGCCGAGCCCCACGCGCCGCTGCCCGACGGGATCCTCGACGCGATCGGGCTGCCCGCCGAGCTGGACCGGATCCGTCGACTTGCCGCGCAGACGCCCCGGATCGCCTGGGACCGCCTGCTGTTCAGCGCGAAGGAGGCGGTCTACAAGGCGTGGTTCCCGCTGACCCACCGCTTCCTGGACTTCGACGAGGCCGACATCGTCCTCGTCCCGGACGGCACGTTCACCGCGACCCTGCTCACCGCCGGGCCGGTGACGCCGGGCGGGCCGCTCACCGGTCTCGTCGGCCGGTGGGCCCAGACCGACGACCACGTCTTCACCTGCACGGCCATCGCGCGGGACGCCGCGCCGACAAGCACCGCGCCGACAAGCACCGCGCGGGACGCCGCGCCGACGAGTTAG
- a CDS encoding alpha/beta fold hydrolase, with the protein MTDALWFRRFQPTDPTTRRLVCFPHAGGSASWFRPVAQALAPEVDVVAVQYPGRQDRRAEPCVDDIGVLADRLRAALTGWGPRPLTLFGHSMGAVVAYEVARRLRRDHPDQPLHLFASGRRAPHRTRTESVHARDDAGIAAEVRRLGGTEAALLGDPEVLQMIMPALRGDYRAIETYRWRPDGPPPCPVTVLTGDRDPHTTLDEARDWARHSREPFDLHVLPGGHFFLAEQAPAVLDVLRAHLSAATARG; encoded by the coding sequence ATGACCGACGCCCTCTGGTTCCGGCGTTTCCAGCCCACCGACCCGACCACGCGCCGGCTCGTCTGCTTCCCGCACGCCGGCGGGTCCGCGAGCTGGTTCCGGCCCGTCGCCCAGGCCCTCGCGCCGGAGGTGGACGTGGTCGCCGTGCAGTACCCCGGCCGTCAGGACCGGCGCGCCGAGCCCTGCGTGGACGACATCGGCGTGCTGGCCGACCGGCTGCGGGCGGCGCTGACCGGGTGGGGGCCGAGGCCGCTGACCCTGTTCGGCCACAGCATGGGCGCCGTCGTCGCGTACGAGGTGGCCCGGCGGCTGCGCCGCGACCATCCGGACCAGCCGCTGCACCTGTTCGCCTCCGGTCGCCGCGCCCCGCACCGGACCCGGACGGAGTCGGTGCACGCCCGCGACGACGCCGGGATCGCCGCCGAGGTGCGCCGGCTGGGCGGCACGGAGGCGGCGCTGCTGGGCGACCCGGAGGTGCTGCAAATGATCATGCCCGCGTTGCGCGGCGACTACCGGGCGATCGAGACGTACCGGTGGCGGCCGGACGGGCCGCCGCCCTGCCCGGTCACCGTGCTGACCGGCGACCGGGACCCGCACACCACCCTCGACGAGGCGCGGGACTGGGCGCGGCACTCCCGGGAGCCGTTCGACCTGCACGTCCTTCCCGGCGGCCACTTCTTCCTGGCCGAGCAGGCGCCCGCCGTGCTGGACGTGCTCCGCGCCCACCTCTCGGCCGCCACGGCCCGCGGGTGA
- a CDS encoding NAD(P)H-binding protein, producing the protein MKIAVLGGTGLIGSQVVTILRAQGHEATPLSPSTGVDLLTGEGLDTGLKGADVVLDLTNSPSFDETSADFFRATTGNLLAAAGREDVGHVVVLSIVGVDQVPDVAYYRAKTLQEELVAAGPAPYSIVRATQFFEFVDAILSWTADGDTVRLPATPVQPMASADVARAVAGVAVGAPLRGVRNVAGPEVFGLDELGRVALAAKGDPRAVVVDPIAGVFGAVPGDVLTAPEGAVLVTTTYRQWLSSR; encoded by the coding sequence ATGAAGATCGCCGTGCTGGGTGGTACCGGACTGATCGGGTCGCAGGTCGTCACGATCCTCCGGGCGCAGGGACACGAGGCGACGCCGCTGTCGCCGAGCACCGGGGTGGACCTGCTCACCGGCGAGGGCCTCGACACCGGGCTCAAGGGCGCCGACGTCGTGCTGGACCTGACGAACTCGCCCAGCTTCGACGAGACGTCGGCCGACTTCTTCCGCGCCACCACGGGCAACCTGCTCGCCGCCGCCGGGCGGGAGGACGTCGGCCACGTCGTGGTGCTGTCCATCGTCGGCGTCGACCAGGTGCCGGACGTCGCGTACTACCGGGCCAAGACGTTGCAGGAGGAGCTGGTCGCGGCAGGCCCGGCGCCGTACTCGATCGTCCGCGCCACCCAGTTCTTCGAGTTCGTCGACGCGATCCTGTCCTGGACCGCCGACGGCGACACGGTACGGCTGCCCGCCACGCCGGTGCAGCCGATGGCGTCGGCCGACGTGGCGCGGGCGGTGGCCGGGGTGGCCGTGGGCGCGCCGCTGCGCGGCGTGCGGAACGTGGCCGGCCCCGAGGTGTTCGGCCTCGACGAGCTCGGCCGGGTGGCGTTGGCCGCGAAGGGCGACCCCCGCGCCGTCGTGGTCGACCCCATCGCCGGCGTGTTCGGCGCGGTGCCCGGCGACGTGCTCACCGCCCCGGAGGGCGCGGTCCTGGTGACCACCACCTACCGGCAGTGGCTGTCGTCGCGCTGA
- a CDS encoding sigma factor-like helix-turn-helix DNA-binding protein, with the protein MTAPGAFLATTTTRLAINELQSARRRRETYVGPWLPEPVDTSADPFLGAERGEALALAVLTLMEKLTPHERAAYVLREAFDHPYPRIAEILDGTEPAARQLVSRARRRLAGARRTPTPQAAQRRLLAAFVDAARGGDLPALERLLAADATSVSDGNGARGVARRVVVGADRVARFLATSAKWFWAGVDVRWVEANGHPAAVLSRGGTLLGVVAVVASEAGVEQLLWMLNPDKLGAFAPVAGAPPVRS; encoded by the coding sequence GTGACCGCCCCGGGCGCGTTCCTGGCGACCACCACCACCCGGCTGGCCATCAACGAGTTGCAGTCGGCGCGCAGACGCCGGGAGACGTACGTCGGGCCGTGGCTGCCGGAGCCGGTCGACACGAGCGCGGACCCGTTCCTGGGCGCCGAACGCGGGGAGGCGCTGGCGCTCGCCGTGCTGACGCTGATGGAGAAGCTGACGCCGCACGAGCGGGCGGCGTACGTGCTGCGGGAGGCGTTCGACCACCCGTACCCCCGGATCGCCGAGATCCTCGACGGCACCGAGCCGGCGGCGCGCCAACTGGTCAGCCGCGCCCGCCGACGCCTCGCCGGCGCGCGGCGGACCCCGACGCCGCAGGCCGCCCAGCGGCGGCTGCTGGCGGCCTTCGTCGACGCCGCCCGCGGCGGTGACCTGCCCGCGCTGGAACGGCTGCTGGCGGCGGACGCGACAAGCGTCTCCGACGGCAACGGCGCGCGTGGGGTGGCCCGCCGGGTCGTCGTCGGCGCGGACCGGGTGGCGCGGTTCCTCGCGACGTCCGCGAAGTGGTTCTGGGCCGGCGTGGACGTGCGGTGGGTCGAGGCGAACGGGCACCCCGCCGCCGTGCTGAGCCGGGGCGGCACGCTGCTCGGCGTGGTCGCGGTGGTCGCCTCCGAGGCCGGCGTCGAACAGTTGCTGTGGATGTTGAACCCCGACAAGCTGGGCGCTTTCGCTCCGGTCGCCGGGGCGCCGCCGGTCCGGTCGTGA
- a CDS encoding sigma factor, whose amino-acid sequence MDDRDEAVSVFTGVRSRLFGIAYRMLGSVSEAEDLVQEV is encoded by the coding sequence GTGGACGATCGCGACGAGGCGGTGTCGGTCTTCACCGGCGTGCGGTCACGCCTGTTCGGCATCGCGTACCGCATGCTCGGCAGCGTCAGCGAGGCCGAGGACCTGGTGCAGGAGGTCTAG
- a CDS encoding SWIM zinc finger family protein gives MVWFDEADLRRRAGNTSYVRGIGYVNEVDGLSLSPTAVTATVQGTGTYQVWLGERGGRLVGECSCPWGQEGHFCKHCVAVGLTALNAVPAAPVASAVPAAPAVSSAPVRSAGPAASSTAGSGPGPAVADAGDLRAALDGLDKAALVDLLLEFADRDPQARRLLSLRVASPGFDAELLGATVDSLRRTWHLGDVALARLARAADSALRALDVFAPTHPGLVRPLYQRAVRHLTAANLDGQPEDGLAAIRAAVSRATDGVVATCEAEPADPAELVRWLIDVQLRGSRFPDLAVRRFAGILGADGLDRYRRRLAELDDEASRAGDGERRSRRHAIFRLREAFLVDVVQDVDQLVALYADDLSQPGRYVRIGATLRAAGRFDEAVDWLRRGLAETLVEHREIGDLLVTVYVETGRLKEAARARLDIFRRDPDEYHYRMLLRAAEAVDAVAYARAEALTALRERAARGGPGAADPLVRILVADDDVDRAWAAAQEFPCGAECMLLLAGKRAKRHPADAIPVYEREVDRAIARPDRTGYASAARLLVALRDLHQRAGSDFDAYLQRVRAAHRRRSALMKELADAGL, from the coding sequence GTGGTCTGGTTCGATGAGGCCGATCTGCGGCGGCGGGCGGGGAACACCTCGTACGTGCGGGGCATCGGCTACGTCAACGAGGTCGACGGACTCTCCCTGTCGCCGACGGCCGTGACGGCCACCGTCCAGGGCACCGGCACATACCAGGTGTGGTTGGGCGAACGCGGTGGTCGGCTCGTCGGTGAGTGTTCCTGCCCGTGGGGGCAGGAGGGCCACTTCTGCAAACACTGCGTCGCGGTCGGCCTGACGGCGCTCAACGCGGTTCCCGCCGCGCCGGTCGCATCGGCGGTTCCCGCCGCGCCTGCGGTTTCCAGCGCGCCGGTCAGGTCGGCGGGTCCCGCCGCGTCCTCGACGGCCGGGTCCGGTCCCGGGCCGGCGGTCGCGGACGCCGGTGACCTCCGCGCCGCGCTGGACGGCCTCGACAAGGCGGCGCTGGTCGACCTGCTGCTGGAGTTCGCGGACCGGGATCCGCAGGCACGCCGGCTGCTGTCGCTGCGTGTCGCGTCCCCGGGCTTCGACGCCGAGCTGCTGGGCGCGACGGTGGACTCGCTGCGGAGGACCTGGCACCTGGGTGACGTCGCGTTGGCCCGGTTGGCCCGGGCCGCCGACAGCGCGCTGCGCGCCCTGGACGTGTTCGCCCCCACCCATCCGGGCCTGGTCAGGCCGCTGTACCAGCGGGCGGTGCGGCACCTGACGGCAGCGAACCTCGACGGGCAGCCGGAGGACGGTCTGGCGGCGATCAGGGCGGCCGTGAGCCGCGCGACGGACGGGGTCGTCGCCACCTGCGAAGCCGAGCCGGCCGACCCCGCCGAACTCGTCCGCTGGCTGATCGACGTGCAGCTCAGGGGCTCCCGCTTCCCGGATCTCGCCGTCCGCCGGTTCGCCGGGATCCTCGGCGCGGACGGACTGGACCGCTACCGGCGGCGGCTGGCGGAGCTGGACGACGAGGCATCCCGGGCCGGTGACGGGGAGCGACGCTCCCGCCGGCACGCGATCTTCCGGCTGCGGGAGGCGTTCCTGGTCGACGTCGTGCAGGACGTCGACCAGCTCGTCGCCCTCTACGCCGACGACCTGTCGCAGCCCGGACGGTACGTGCGGATCGGCGCGACGTTGCGCGCCGCGGGACGGTTCGACGAGGCGGTCGACTGGCTGCGCCGCGGCCTGGCCGAGACGCTCGTGGAGCACCGGGAGATCGGTGACCTGCTCGTCACCGTGTACGTCGAGACGGGCCGCCTGAAGGAAGCGGCGCGGGCCCGGCTGGACATCTTCCGCCGCGATCCCGACGAGTACCACTACCGGATGCTGCTGCGTGCCGCCGAAGCCGTCGACGCGGTGGCCTACGCCCGGGCGGAGGCGCTGACGGCGCTACGCGAGCGGGCGGCCCGTGGCGGCCCGGGAGCGGCCGACCCGCTCGTGCGGATCCTCGTCGCCGACGACGACGTCGACCGGGCCTGGGCCGCGGCACAGGAGTTCCCCTGCGGTGCCGAGTGCATGCTCCTGCTGGCCGGCAAACGGGCGAAGCGGCATCCCGCCGACGCGATCCCGGTCTACGAGCGGGAGGTCGACCGCGCGATCGCGCGCCCGGACCGGACGGGGTACGCGTCGGCGGCCCGGCTCCTGGTGGCGCTGCGGGACCTCCACCAGCGGGCCGGCAGCGACTTCGACGCGTATCTCCAGCGGGTCCGGGCCGCCCACCGCCGCCGGAGCGCGCTGATGAAGGAGCTGGCCGACGCCGGTCTGTGA